A region from the Pseudosulfitobacter sp. DSM 107133 genome encodes:
- a CDS encoding single-stranded DNA-binding protein has translation MQNIVILAGNIGQKPETRTTQGGTNITNITNFSLATSRPRLSEGRVLRDENGYRIMDTEWHRITCFNGLGKTVAEHCEKGMKVLVHGRIHYSKWIDSMGNDRYGCEIIAEKVDFLSRPKSAENENPELVDRDDEIPF, from the coding sequence ATGCAAAACATCGTCATCCTCGCCGGCAACATCGGTCAAAAACCCGAAACCCGCACCACTCAGGGCGGCACCAACATCACCAACATCACCAACTTCAGCCTCGCCACCTCGCGCCCCCGCCTCTCGGAAGGTCGCGTCCTGCGCGACGAGAACGGTTACCGGATCATGGACACCGAATGGCACCGCATCACCTGCTTCAACGGTCTCGGCAAGACGGTCGCCGAGCATTGCGAAAAGGGCATGAAGGTCCTCGTCCACGGCCGCATCCACTACAGCAAGTGGATCGACAGCATGGGCAACGACCGCTACGGCTGCGAGATCATCGCCGAGAAGGTCGACTTCCTGAGCCGCCCGAAGTCGGCCGAGAACGAAAACCCCGAGCTGGTCGACCGCGACGACGAGATCCCGTTCTGA
- a CDS encoding J domain-containing protein — protein sequence MFGIFRKIFGGEKAAGRDKELPAVREAVDFGNDRAGNERQSRFEDFEQETRERLEAHSHEMPGQAYFSQLQALQESISDRRYTDAATAARKSLPLIRKWLEDPKGNGKRLSLSMPALTQGGTMLALTGDRKGLTMLQDLVSEFDHLEEYRADAEKHFATIDLFDAIRKVVAAKPGILQSSMKSEVGAEDGRFVSNLISWLEKAGEISRARNGKTYALYVDGVEMSAKDASAVYTEPSLPGSHQAKSKPGKPIELNLDTLTLVPLPPSPEAWANQVTLPATAETFEDTEGAWRELTVEAIAPADRPDPAFRKHFTTRGGILSFDDLAKSEASLGAPGAVMFTSEQGGTPVIERLERPIYALEVHPEGQGFATRSKTNILTVYDADLKVDFETDLSATAEVAEGRRRLDLDEEGGILWGEPHLALNCIALSPSRDRYLYTLVDEAWCIDRDGKRLWGVRMPERPVESYHQTFEVGGTGGHTGTALEIEGALKELELALPVTPDEVRQKYRGLVRQLHPDLNPGNEERMKAVNAAYEALTGASNDDLQGKESAEDLLKFSATVTFMTGGGPDRLQSAAFSGCGDTVLLGTSQGRVLRIDGSGKPTALYDVGTTPIRILETDRYLYIQTFTRLYVLEGDRLVGLQDCTTKCDLLVDEGLVLLVENKGVRVLTEAGRPLGVALTKAPIRRAGIEDGVLVVETRTHRGRFSGLLR from the coding sequence GTGTTCGGCATTTTCAGGAAGATATTCGGGGGAGAAAAAGCCGCAGGGCGCGACAAGGAACTTCCCGCAGTCCGCGAGGCGGTCGACTTTGGCAACGATCGTGCGGGCAATGAACGCCAGAGCCGCTTCGAGGACTTTGAACAGGAAACGAGGGAACGCCTTGAAGCACATTCCCACGAGATGCCGGGACAGGCTTACTTTAGCCAACTGCAGGCCCTGCAGGAGAGTATCTCGGATCGCAGATACACTGATGCGGCCACTGCAGCGCGCAAGAGCCTACCGCTCATTCGCAAGTGGCTCGAGGATCCTAAGGGCAACGGCAAAAGGCTAAGCCTGAGCATGCCCGCGCTTACGCAGGGTGGCACCATGTTGGCCCTCACCGGTGATCGGAAGGGACTAACGATGTTGCAGGATCTGGTATCAGAATTTGATCATCTCGAGGAATACCGTGCTGATGCGGAGAAGCATTTTGCCACCATCGACCTTTTCGACGCCATTCGCAAAGTCGTCGCAGCGAAGCCCGGCATCCTGCAGAGCAGTATGAAGTCGGAAGTGGGTGCCGAGGACGGTCGCTTTGTCAGCAATCTGATCTCGTGGCTGGAGAAGGCTGGTGAGATCAGCCGCGCCAGGAACGGAAAGACCTACGCGCTCTACGTAGATGGCGTCGAGATGAGCGCCAAGGACGCTTCGGCAGTCTACACCGAGCCATCGCTCCCCGGGTCTCATCAGGCGAAATCCAAGCCGGGGAAGCCCATCGAGCTCAACCTCGACACGCTGACCTTGGTGCCGCTGCCACCATCTCCGGAGGCTTGGGCCAACCAGGTTACGCTGCCTGCGACTGCTGAAACATTCGAGGATACTGAAGGTGCTTGGCGTGAGCTTACTGTTGAGGCCATCGCGCCCGCGGATCGCCCGGATCCTGCTTTCCGAAAGCACTTCACCACACGTGGTGGCATCCTTTCCTTCGATGACCTTGCAAAGTCTGAGGCAAGCCTCGGTGCGCCAGGCGCAGTGATGTTCACCTCCGAGCAGGGCGGCACCCCAGTGATTGAACGACTGGAGCGCCCCATCTATGCGCTCGAAGTCCATCCTGAGGGCCAAGGCTTCGCGACACGGTCGAAAACGAATATCCTGACCGTCTATGATGCAGACCTAAAAGTCGACTTCGAGACCGATCTTTCCGCCACGGCGGAAGTGGCAGAGGGTCGCCGCCGCCTTGATCTTGACGAGGAAGGCGGTATCCTTTGGGGTGAACCCCACTTGGCGCTCAACTGCATCGCGCTCAGCCCCAGCAGGGACCGTTACCTTTACACGCTTGTTGACGAGGCTTGGTGCATCGACCGGGACGGAAAGCGCCTCTGGGGCGTCCGCATGCCTGAGCGTCCCGTGGAGTCCTATCATCAGACCTTCGAAGTGGGCGGCACGGGCGGGCATACGGGAACCGCTTTGGAAATCGAGGGGGCGCTCAAGGAGCTTGAGCTTGCGCTGCCGGTAACGCCGGATGAGGTTCGGCAGAAATACCGCGGCTTGGTCCGTCAGCTGCACCCGGACCTCAACCCTGGCAACGAAGAGCGGATGAAGGCGGTCAACGCGGCTTACGAGGCGCTGACTGGGGCCAGCAATGATGACTTGCAGGGCAAGGAAAGCGCCGAGGACTTGCTAAAGTTCTCCGCCACAGTGACTTTCATGACCGGTGGCGGTCCTGACCGCCTTCAGTCTGCGGCCTTCTCAGGGTGTGGCGACACGGTGCTACTGGGAACTTCCCAAGGGCGGGTCCTGCGCATCGATGGTTCTGGCAAGCCGACTGCCCTCTACGATGTGGGCACCACGCCTATCCGGATTTTGGAGACGGATCGCTACCTCTACATCCAGACATTCACTCGCCTTTATGTGCTCGAGGGAGATCGCCTTGTGGGGCTGCAGGATTGCACGACCAAATGTGACCTGCTAGTCGACGAGGGCTTGGTCTTGCTGGTTGAGAACAAGGGCGTGCGGGTGCTGACGGAAGCGGGCCGACCGCTGGGCGTCGCGCTGACCAAGGCGCCAATCCGGCGAGCCGGGATTGAAGATGGTGTGCTTGTAGTCGAAACGCGAACTCATCGCGGCCGGTTCAGCGGCCTCTTGAGGTAG
- a CDS encoding AAA family ATPase, giving the protein MSDSGWLEADDVTALIGVNESGKTNLLLPLWKLKPAQDGEIQPTSDYPKTMFGEIRNAPGDYHFIEAEFDTGASGAAIAQAAGISAEIAETVRVTRFFDGHYDIEFPKHQRITTVAQEWLAGKLTGAAGAVEAAQALRKEAELQPQLVQGLRATSDALPDTENLGAVQLRAAIKAVDALIPEEPAETSVIVPMVRQLSSELDDQLRVLMTPPPGRVEGVEAVVVNAIPPFVYYSNYGNLDSEIYLPHVVENLARQDLGAKEAAKARTLRVLFSFVQLEAKEILELGRDFKEVNGQNREPTADEIAAIAEQKRTRSILLQSAGATLTTRFRDWWKQGDYRFRFEADGNHFRIWVADDRRPTEVELENRSTGLQWFLSFYLVFLVESRGDHEKAVLLLDEPGVSLHPLAQRDLSAFFESLSQTNQIIYTSHSPFLVDADRLERARKVYVAADGTTKATPNLRHSEGRDEQAGAAYAVHSALNLSVAESLLVGCRPVLVEGPSDQHYLTAIKALLVSGAKITPKRELVFPPSGGTKTARVVASILTGRDEVLPMMLLDDDGPGRQMRANLAQGLYAESPEKVLSVAAHVGYERAEIEDLIPFDIIADELDRMEREPDERFADVVQAGLPIVGQIEAWAQAQGVQLDEHWKVPLSIKVKQRMLTRGLNTIPPDVVDRWVRLFEAFSPQDAP; this is encoded by the coding sequence GTGTCCGACAGCGGTTGGCTTGAGGCCGACGACGTGACAGCGCTGATTGGGGTCAACGAGTCTGGCAAGACGAACTTGCTGCTGCCACTTTGGAAGCTCAAGCCTGCCCAAGATGGTGAGATTCAACCGACGTCCGACTATCCCAAAACGATGTTCGGAGAAATCCGCAACGCGCCGGGCGACTACCACTTCATTGAAGCCGAGTTTGATACCGGTGCTTCAGGAGCTGCCATCGCGCAAGCGGCTGGCATCTCGGCTGAGATCGCTGAGACGGTCCGTGTTACCCGCTTCTTCGACGGTCACTACGACATCGAATTTCCAAAGCACCAACGGATAACCACCGTTGCGCAGGAGTGGCTCGCGGGCAAGCTAACCGGGGCCGCAGGCGCAGTTGAAGCGGCGCAGGCGCTCAGGAAAGAAGCCGAGTTGCAGCCTCAGTTGGTTCAGGGCCTCAGGGCCACCTCCGACGCGCTGCCCGACACGGAGAACCTTGGAGCAGTTCAGTTGCGCGCGGCCATCAAGGCAGTCGATGCGCTAATACCCGAAGAGCCCGCAGAGACCAGTGTTATTGTCCCGATGGTTAGGCAGCTATCGTCAGAGCTAGACGACCAGCTCCGCGTGCTAATGACACCGCCACCAGGCCGTGTCGAAGGCGTTGAAGCAGTAGTCGTGAACGCAATCCCGCCATTTGTCTATTACTCCAACTACGGCAACCTCGATTCAGAAATCTACCTGCCGCATGTCGTTGAGAACCTCGCGCGACAGGATTTGGGGGCGAAAGAAGCCGCAAAGGCGAGAACGCTGCGTGTGCTATTCAGCTTCGTGCAGTTGGAGGCAAAGGAAATCCTAGAACTTGGACGTGACTTCAAAGAGGTGAATGGCCAGAACCGAGAGCCAACCGCAGATGAAATTGCCGCAATCGCGGAGCAGAAACGGACGCGCTCAATCCTGCTGCAATCCGCTGGCGCAACTCTGACCACTCGTTTTCGGGATTGGTGGAAGCAAGGAGATTACCGCTTCCGTTTTGAGGCGGACGGAAATCACTTTCGTATTTGGGTTGCTGACGACCGGCGTCCGACTGAGGTAGAACTTGAGAACCGAAGCACGGGTTTGCAGTGGTTCCTGAGTTTCTATCTCGTCTTCCTTGTCGAAAGCCGAGGCGACCACGAAAAGGCGGTGCTGCTTCTAGACGAACCAGGCGTGTCGCTGCACCCGCTTGCCCAACGTGACCTCTCTGCATTCTTTGAAAGTCTGTCCCAGACCAACCAGATCATCTATACATCGCACTCGCCCTTCCTGGTCGACGCGGATCGACTTGAGCGGGCTCGGAAAGTCTATGTAGCAGCCGACGGCACCACGAAGGCGACGCCAAACCTGCGGCATAGCGAGGGCCGGGATGAGCAGGCAGGAGCGGCGTATGCAGTCCATTCTGCACTGAACCTGAGCGTTGCTGAGAGCCTACTTGTTGGTTGTCGGCCCGTGCTGGTCGAAGGCCCGTCAGATCAGCATTACCTGACAGCAATCAAGGCTCTCTTGGTCTCCGGTGCGAAAATTACGCCCAAACGAGAACTGGTCTTCCCACCGTCTGGCGGAACGAAAACCGCGCGGGTAGTGGCCAGCATCCTCACTGGTCGCGACGAAGTGCTTCCGATGATGCTGCTCGACGACGATGGACCTGGCCGACAGATGCGCGCCAACCTGGCTCAGGGTCTGTATGCGGAAAGCCCGGAGAAGGTGCTTAGCGTCGCAGCCCACGTTGGCTACGAGCGTGCCGAGATCGAAGACCTGATTCCATTCGACATCATTGCCGACGAACTGGACCGAATGGAACGCGAACCAGACGAGAGGTTCGCGGACGTTGTACAGGCAGGCCTGCCAATTGTGGGCCAGATCGAAGCCTGGGCACAGGCCCAGGGCGTGCAACTTGACGAACATTGGAAAGTGCCGCTGTCGATCAAGGTTAAACAACGGATGCTGACACGGGGATTGAACACGATTCCGCCGGATGTGGTGGATAGGTGGGTCCGGTTGTTCGAGGCATTCTCGCCACAAGACGCTCCATAG
- the repB gene encoding plasmid partitioning protein RepB, translating to MARKPKLGLPLQTLRNAPDALEGRRLRGGVFEIDPGHIETAGRLDDRLQIEIEGLRASIFKNGQRVPILVRPLESDRYSLIYGRRRLEACRELGIKVRAIVTEMEGDQALRDQLLENQERRDLSFIERALVAAALLDGDHLGESERTNKGVAEVLNLTEAGVSQLLSVVRTVGEDLVLAIGAAPGIGRPRWEELKKCIGAADVDHERLAALANETKSIHSGGIDEKSDRAFLAVLSAAGKTEHSTSSIRSRSQPEMVIPGVGAATVTTGRRGKQLKLELKSEDTEFVSWLEGNAPQLLTELHERWKRSED from the coding sequence ATGGCAAGAAAGCCTAAACTTGGTCTGCCCTTGCAGACCCTGCGCAACGCGCCCGACGCTCTTGAGGGGCGCAGGCTCCGAGGTGGTGTTTTCGAAATCGACCCCGGTCATATCGAGACTGCAGGTCGGTTAGATGACCGACTTCAGATCGAGATCGAGGGTCTGAGGGCATCGATTTTCAAGAACGGCCAACGTGTTCCGATTCTAGTGCGCCCACTTGAGAGTGATCGCTACAGCCTGATCTATGGCCGCCGTCGCCTTGAGGCTTGCAGAGAACTTGGGATCAAGGTCCGCGCAATTGTCACGGAAATGGAGGGTGATCAGGCGCTTCGCGATCAGTTGCTGGAAAACCAGGAGCGGCGAGATCTGAGCTTTATCGAACGCGCGCTCGTAGCCGCTGCCTTGCTTGATGGAGATCACTTGGGCGAGTCAGAGCGCACCAACAAGGGCGTTGCCGAGGTTCTCAATCTGACCGAGGCTGGGGTTTCGCAGTTGTTAAGCGTTGTCCGCACCGTAGGAGAAGATCTTGTCCTGGCCATCGGTGCGGCACCTGGGATCGGCCGACCCCGATGGGAGGAACTCAAGAAGTGTATTGGGGCTGCAGATGTGGACCACGAGCGACTCGCAGCCTTGGCCAATGAAACCAAGTCAATCCATTCGGGTGGAATAGATGAGAAGTCCGACCGGGCATTTTTGGCAGTCCTTTCTGCGGCAGGGAAGACCGAGCACTCCACTTCCTCGATTCGCTCGCGCAGCCAGCCTGAAATGGTCATTCCGGGGGTCGGTGCTGCAACCGTCACGACCGGACGCCGTGGCAAGCAACTCAAGCTCGAGTTGAAGTCCGAGGATACTGAATTTGTCAGCTGGCTTGAGGGCAACGCCCCGCAGCTGCTTACCGAGCTTCATGAGCGCTGGAAGCGCTCAGAAGACTGA
- a CDS encoding H-NS histone family protein has translation MADYDLEALSLPELKKMQKDIAKAISTCQDRQKAEARAKVEAVARDLGYSLAELFGTETKSSRAPAAAKYRHPENPALTWSGRGRKPQWFVDALAAGTTAGDLEIR, from the coding sequence ATTGCTGATTACGATCTCGAGGCGTTGTCGCTTCCCGAGCTGAAGAAAATGCAGAAGGACATCGCCAAGGCGATCTCCACCTGTCAAGATCGACAGAAGGCGGAAGCCCGCGCCAAGGTGGAAGCTGTCGCCCGGGATCTGGGCTACTCCTTGGCCGAACTTTTCGGCACCGAAACGAAATCCTCCCGTGCGCCAGCCGCGGCCAAATACCGGCACCCTGAGAACCCGGCGCTCACCTGGTCGGGTCGGGGGCGGAAACCGCAGTGGTTCGTGGACGCGCTGGCTGCCGGCACAACTGCCGGTGATTTGGAAATCCGCTGA
- the repC gene encoding plasmid replication protein RepC gives MEYTPISPFMRPISHAHLRVIERPEASVPGKPVNKWELLRELSKAQAAFGVSERDLTVLQGLLSFFPDDALGGNTEMVVFPSNKAICERLNGMPCSTMRRHLARLVDAGLLMRRDSPNGKRYVRKRGEDRVAFGFDLSPLYCRAEEIARAAEAVREAEDRVRRLREVVSLMRRDLAALAEFGEEIQPGLGLWDQLSDTAALTARALRRKLSLEDLSAFRTELETLLDQARNVIDGPETEEMNTNDAHFERHHHNSNKESIDLEPALEKGGATAGSALDVDTGEPVADVEEPDTRRVPKIPLHLVIASCPSLKTFYQDDVRHWHQLFDAACHIRPAMGISVSAWEEAQRCMGPEQASIVVVAMLERFSDIRSPGGYLRALTSKAAAGEFSCGPMVMALTGRRSAA, from the coding sequence ATGGAGTACACACCAATTTCGCCGTTTATGCGGCCGATATCGCACGCCCATCTGCGCGTGATCGAGCGGCCCGAGGCATCTGTTCCAGGCAAGCCCGTCAACAAGTGGGAGCTCCTCCGCGAGTTGTCCAAGGCGCAGGCAGCCTTTGGGGTTTCCGAGCGCGATCTGACCGTTCTTCAGGGACTTCTCAGCTTCTTTCCGGACGATGCGCTTGGCGGGAACACCGAAATGGTCGTCTTCCCATCCAACAAGGCGATCTGCGAGCGGCTGAACGGCATGCCTTGCTCGACGATGCGCCGTCACCTCGCCCGGTTGGTCGACGCAGGCTTGCTCATGCGGCGCGATAGCCCCAACGGGAAGCGGTATGTGCGCAAGCGTGGCGAAGATCGCGTGGCTTTCGGCTTTGATCTCTCCCCGCTCTATTGCCGGGCAGAGGAGATTGCACGGGCCGCAGAGGCTGTGCGTGAGGCTGAGGACCGTGTGCGGCGACTGAGGGAGGTGGTGAGCCTCATGCGTCGCGACCTAGCCGCTCTGGCGGAGTTCGGCGAGGAGATCCAGCCCGGGCTTGGCCTATGGGACCAGCTCAGCGATACGGCCGCCCTCACAGCCCGCGCTCTTCGCCGTAAGCTTTCGCTTGAGGATCTGTCGGCATTCCGGACTGAACTGGAGACCCTCCTTGACCAGGCGCGCAATGTCATTGACGGCCCAGAAACAGAAGAAATGAACACCAATGATGCCCATTTTGAGCGTCACCATCATAATTCAAATAAAGAATCTATAGATCTTGAACCTGCCTTAGAAAAAGGCGGGGCGACGGCGGGCAGCGCGCTTGATGTTGATACGGGTGAGCCTGTGGCTGACGTTGAAGAGCCTGACACTAGGCGGGTGCCGAAAATCCCACTTCACCTGGTGATTGCCAGCTGTCCCTCGCTCAAGACTTTCTATCAGGACGACGTTCGACATTGGCACCAGCTTTTCGACGCGGCTTGTCATATACGGCCGGCCATGGGGATCAGTGTTTCCGCTTGGGAAGAAGCGCAGCGCTGTATGGGACCAGAGCAAGCCTCGATCGTCGTCGTGGCCATGCTGGAACGTTTTTCCGACATCAGATCACCGGGTGGATACTTGCGGGCGCTGACGTCCAAGGCTGCGGCTGGCGAGTTTTCCTGCGGGCCGATGGTCATGGCGCTGACCGGACGGCGAAGTGCGGCTTAA
- a CDS encoding ParB/RepB/Spo0J family partition protein, whose amino-acid sequence MTKAVQKITLSPSRDIPFDKLVLSQSNVRRIEADVSVEELAEDIARRGLLQSLSVRPVLADDGTETGKFEIPAGGRRFQALSLLVKQKRLAKTTPIPCIVRDAASNILAEDDSLAENMQRVALHPLDQFRAFVSLRDKGQSDAEIAAAFFVTSQIVKQRLKLASVAPALLEVYAEDGMTLEQLMAFTVNPDHARQVQVWDVIHSSWNKEPFQIRRMLTETSVRASDRRAVFVGVEAYEAAGGTMLHDLFQGDDGGWLEDPALLDRLVTEKLQAEAETVAVAGWKWIEVALDLPYGYSYGLRSLSGDPAPMTDDEGAAHAKLLAEYRALEEECAGQDEIPDEIDTRLGVLETEMEKIETRPLIFHAEEIGRAGAFVTLDRYGALAVYRGYVRPEDEPVDETAVQDGTDPAVAGQGDDRDLPDGYDSAAHVGTIIMSGGQPIGGDLPEDEDDGALKPLPERLVMELTAHRTLALREAIGRSPDVALTLLLLNLVTDTFRTSSASGSCLEASVRHVYMSAQAPDLKDSEVAKLVDERHAEWEADLPLGDDAALWDYLTVLDQGSRLALLAHCLSFGVNALHEKVNPYGAGISAGGLTRRMGHADLVARATGLDMVEAGWEPTVDTYLNRVPKARILEAVREAKGEGTAQLLDHLKKGEMASEAERLLKGSGWLPEVLRRNDLVALDGEDCAEGQGVGVEVADSVSEADLPAFLTDDLPAEGASMLAAE is encoded by the coding sequence ATGACGAAAGCTGTCCAGAAAATCACCCTGTCCCCGTCCCGGGATATCCCTTTCGACAAGCTGGTGCTGAGCCAGTCCAACGTGCGGCGCATCGAGGCCGACGTGTCCGTCGAGGAACTGGCCGAAGACATCGCCCGCCGCGGCCTGTTGCAGAGCCTGAGCGTGCGGCCCGTGTTGGCTGACGATGGTACCGAGACCGGCAAGTTTGAGATCCCGGCCGGGGGACGGCGGTTCCAAGCGTTGTCCCTGCTGGTGAAGCAGAAGCGGTTGGCCAAGACGACGCCCATTCCCTGCATCGTACGCGATGCTGCGTCCAACATCCTGGCTGAGGACGATTCACTTGCGGAAAACATGCAGCGCGTCGCCCTGCACCCGCTCGATCAGTTCCGCGCGTTTGTGTCCCTGCGGGATAAGGGTCAGAGCGATGCAGAGATTGCTGCGGCCTTCTTCGTGACGTCGCAGATCGTGAAACAGCGCCTGAAACTTGCCTCTGTCGCTCCTGCCCTGCTTGAGGTCTATGCCGAGGATGGCATGACGCTGGAGCAGCTTATGGCCTTCACCGTGAACCCCGATCACGCGCGTCAGGTTCAGGTCTGGGATGTGATCCATTCATCCTGGAACAAGGAGCCATTCCAGATCCGGCGCATGCTGACCGAGACCTCGGTCCGGGCGTCCGACCGACGTGCAGTCTTTGTGGGTGTTGAGGCCTATGAAGCGGCGGGCGGCACGATGTTGCATGATCTCTTTCAGGGCGATGACGGTGGCTGGCTCGAGGACCCTGCCCTTCTCGATCGGCTGGTGACGGAAAAACTCCAGGCCGAGGCTGAGACGGTTGCGGTTGCGGGCTGGAAGTGGATCGAGGTCGCGCTTGATCTGCCCTACGGCTACAGCTACGGCCTGCGGTCCTTATCCGGCGATCCGGCACCTATGACGGATGACGAAGGTGCGGCTCATGCCAAGCTGCTCGCCGAGTATCGGGCGCTGGAAGAGGAATGCGCGGGTCAGGATGAAATCCCCGACGAGATCGACACGCGGCTTGGCGTGTTGGAAACGGAGATGGAAAAGATCGAGACCCGGCCGTTGATCTTCCACGCGGAGGAGATCGGGCGAGCCGGGGCGTTCGTCACGCTCGACCGCTACGGCGCTCTGGCAGTCTATCGCGGGTATGTGCGTCCAGAGGATGAGCCTGTTGACGAGACCGCGGTCCAGGACGGTACTGATCCTGCGGTGGCGGGGCAGGGGGATGATCGTGATCTCCCCGATGGCTATGACAGTGCCGCTCATGTCGGAACCATCATCATGTCGGGTGGTCAGCCAATTGGTGGCGACCTGCCAGAGGATGAGGATGACGGGGCGTTGAAGCCACTGCCCGAGCGGTTGGTCATGGAGTTGACGGCCCACCGGACGCTGGCGCTGCGTGAAGCGATCGGGCGCTCGCCGGATGTCGCGCTGACACTCCTGCTCCTGAATTTGGTGACGGACACCTTCCGCACCTCCTCTGCTTCGGGAAGCTGTCTCGAAGCCTCGGTGCGTCACGTCTACATGTCGGCGCAGGCGCCCGATCTGAAGGACAGCGAGGTGGCAAAGCTGGTCGACGAGCGTCATGCGGAATGGGAAGCCGATCTGCCGCTTGGCGATGATGCGGCACTCTGGGACTATTTGACGGTTCTCGACCAGGGCAGTCGGCTGGCCTTGCTGGCGCATTGCCTCAGCTTCGGCGTCAACGCGCTGCATGAGAAGGTGAACCCTTACGGGGCAGGCATCTCTGCTGGCGGTCTGACCCGGCGTATGGGGCATGCCGATCTCGTGGCGCGCGCCACAGGTCTCGATATGGTCGAGGCGGGATGGGAGCCGACGGTCGACACCTATCTCAACCGCGTGCCCAAGGCCCGCATCCTCGAGGCCGTGCGTGAGGCCAAAGGGGAGGGGACTGCCCAGCTCCTCGATCACCTGAAGAAAGGCGAGATGGCCAGTGAGGCCGAGCGCTTGCTGAAAGGCAGCGGCTGGTTGCCCGAGGTCCTGCGCCGGAACGATCTCGTGGCGCTGGACGGTGAGGACTGTGCCGAAGGGCAGGGGGTGGGTGTCGAAGTGGCTGACAGCGTCAGTGAAGCTGACCTTCCTGCATTTCTGACGGATGACCTGCCTGCTGAAGGCGCGTCGATGCTGGCCGCAGAATAA
- the repA gene encoding plasmid partitioning protein RepA, whose translation MSEAEQDLDIAIGHYAELLASNLHAQRAAHFPPDAKKVMRSLTSGEAAELLGVDHTYLRKLHREGKIADVETTAGSHRRYTLDDIWEIRHALEANAKKPGTYVPGRRAGDELQIVSVVNFKGGSGKTTTSAHLAQRLALKGYRVLAIDLDPQASFSALHGIQPELDLMEGGTLYDAVRYDEPVPISEVIRKTYIRGLDLIPGNLELMEFEHETPAAIQRGGARAFFARVRDALDSVEADYDVVVIDCPPQLGFLTMSALSASSGVLVTVHPQMLDLMSMSQFLRMTADLLGVIRDAGANLRFDWLRFLPTRYKVGDAPQTEVIAFIRGLFGRSVLTNHMVESTAISDAGLTKQTLYEADKKEFTRQTFDRAIDSMNGVNDEIAAIIQNTWGRNGKKA comes from the coding sequence ATGAGCGAAGCTGAGCAGGACCTGGACATTGCCATCGGGCATTACGCAGAGCTTCTCGCGTCAAACCTTCATGCGCAACGTGCGGCCCACTTCCCTCCCGACGCCAAGAAAGTCATGCGCAGCCTGACTAGCGGCGAGGCGGCAGAGTTGCTTGGCGTCGATCATACCTACCTTCGCAAGCTTCATCGAGAAGGAAAGATCGCTGACGTCGAAACCACCGCGGGCAGCCACCGTCGGTATACACTCGATGATATCTGGGAGATCCGCCACGCCCTAGAGGCAAACGCGAAGAAGCCTGGGACCTACGTGCCGGGGCGGCGTGCCGGTGACGAGCTTCAGATTGTCTCCGTTGTGAACTTCAAAGGCGGAAGCGGGAAAACGACAACATCAGCTCACCTTGCGCAGCGCTTGGCTCTCAAGGGATATCGTGTCCTTGCGATCGATCTGGACCCCCAAGCATCCTTTTCCGCGCTGCATGGCATCCAGCCTGAGCTGGACCTGATGGAGGGTGGAACGCTGTATGACGCAGTTCGCTATGATGAACCGGTCCCGATCTCTGAAGTAATCCGTAAAACCTACATCCGAGGCCTCGACCTTATCCCCGGGAACCTAGAGCTCATGGAATTCGAACATGAGACGCCGGCTGCCATCCAGCGAGGCGGCGCCCGCGCGTTCTTTGCCCGTGTGCGTGATGCGCTCGATAGTGTTGAAGCAGACTATGACGTCGTCGTCATCGACTGTCCGCCGCAGCTTGGCTTCCTGACCATGTCTGCCTTGTCGGCGTCATCCGGGGTGCTTGTCACCGTTCACCCACAGATGCTTGATCTCATGTCTATGTCGCAGTTTTTGCGCATGACCGCTGATCTGCTTGGCGTCATCCGGGACGCCGGCGCAAACCTTCGCTTTGACTGGCTGCGTTTCCTGCCAACCCGCTACAAGGTGGGCGACGCACCGCAAACTGAGGTCATTGCCTTCATCCGGGGCCTTTTCGGCAGGTCCGTCCTGACCAATCACATGGTCGAATCGACTGCGATTTCGGATGCGGGGCTCACAAAGCAGACGCTCTATGAGGCCGACAAGAAGGAATTCACGCGCCAGACTTTCGATCGCGCGATCGATTCCATGAACGGCGTCAACGACGAGATCGCTGCGATCATTCAGAACACGTGGGGACGCAATGGCAAGAAAGCCTAA